GGCATCGCAGTAGCCAAATGCCTCGCGGCGCGTTGACCCAGCGTGATCCTCCGTGGCCAGCGCTCCCTCGCGCAGTCGATGACCTTCGCCGTGGCGAAGGCCGTCGTCGTGACCTTCGCCTTCCTGGCCGGCCACGTCACGCTCTCGGTCGCGACCGACCTGTACGGCTTCGCCGCCCCGACGCCGGCGCCACCGACGCAGGTGGTCGAGGTCCAGCAGACCGATCTCGTCACCGCTCCCTGACCGGCGTCACTGGTTCTCGACCCGGTCGAGGTAGCGACGGCGTACGGCGTCGTCGACGCGGTTGATCGCCGCGTCGTCGTGCACCAGCTTGCGGAACGCCCGGAAGACTCCTTCGGGCACGAAGGGCACGGTCTTCGTCGCGAGCCCGACGTACGACGGCACCGCGATCTCGGGCGCCCGCGAGCGGACCGAGCCGACGATGGCATCGGCGATGTCCTCGGGGTCCACTGTCGGCAGCAGGCCGAGGTCGATGCCGGAGCTGAGCTCGGTCCGCACCGCGCTCGGCAGCACGCAGGTGACGCTGACACCCGTGTCGGCGGTCTCCAGGCGCACGGCGGCAGTGAGGCCGACGGCGGCGAACTTCGTGGCGTTGTAGACCGCGAGGCCCTGGAGGGGGAACTTGCCGGCGAGCGAGGCGACGTTGACGACGTGGCCGTGGCCCCGTTCGATCATGGCGGGCAGGACGATGCGCATGCCGTGGATCGGACCGTGGACGTTGACGTCGAACTGCAGGCGGTCGATGCGCTCGCTGCCCTCGAGGAACGCCCCGTTGGGCATGATGCCCGCGTTGTTGACCAGGATGTCGACCGGGCGACCGTGGGCCTCCTCGGCTGCGACGACGAACGCCCGGAACGACTCCTTGTCGGCCACGTCGAGCGCATGCGCGGTGACGCCCGCCCCCAGCTCGCGCGCCGCCTCGGCGGCCAGCGCGGCGTCGAGGTCGCCGATGGCGACCCGGGCGCCCTTCGCGACGAACGCCTTCGCGGTGGCGAGACCGATGCCCCGGGCGCCTCCGGTGATCAGGACGAGCGCACCGGAGAGATCGATGCGGGGGTAGCGGCTCATGCGAGGGCCCTCTCGATGGTGACGGGTACGGCGGCGCGCGCGGCCGCCAGGGTGGCCGGGACCCGGCGCAGGTCCATGAAGTTCGGGCCCATGGCAGCCAGCTCGGTCGCGCCGGGCTCGATCCGGATGACCCGCGTGCCCTGCTGCTCGAGCAGCGCGACCTCGCGGTCGAGCACCTTCGTCATGGGCGAGCGGAGCAGCCGTTCGGCGCGGGCCAGGCCACGGGCCGGCAGCCCGCCGGCGGTCGTCATCGGGGCGATGACGACGACCTCGTCGAGACCGAGCCGGGCGAGGAGGTCGGCGGACCCGGTCGAGACCGCACCGCCGTCGAGGTAGCGCCGTCCCGCGATCGGGACCGGCGGGAACCAGCCGGGGATGCCCCAGCTGGCCGCGATCGCCTCGCCGAGCGTCGCCGTCGGAGCACCGGGCGACCCGAAGGCGACCCGCTCCCCCGTGCCGGCGTCGGCCGCGACCAGCCAGGTGGCCGGGTGCGCGACCCAGCCGTCCGGACCGGCGAGCGCGTCACCGAAGTCGCGCAGCCAGGTCGCGTCACCCCGCCCGCGGGGAGCCAGTCCGGCCAGCGCCGCGAGAGGGTCACCGCGCCGCACACCTGCCGCGACCGCGCGCGGGCGGGGCAGTGCCGGCGCCGGGACCGGCGGGACCATGCCCGGGTGGATCGCCAGGT
The sequence above is a segment of the Nocardioides jiangxiensis genome. Coding sequences within it:
- a CDS encoding SDR family oxidoreductase; its protein translation is MSRYPRIDLSGALVLITGGARGIGLATAKAFVAKGARVAIGDLDAALAAEAARELGAGVTAHALDVADKESFRAFVVAAEEAHGRPVDILVNNAGIMPNGAFLEGSERIDRLQFDVNVHGPIHGMRIVLPAMIERGHGHVVNVASLAGKFPLQGLAVYNATKFAAVGLTAAVRLETADTGVSVTCVLPSAVRTELSSGIDLGLLPTVDPEDIADAIVGSVRSRAPEIAVPSYVGLATKTVPFVPEGVFRAFRKLVHDDAAINRVDDAVRRRYLDRVENQ
- a CDS encoding patatin-like phospholipase family protein, with the protein product MPEPGTPRRGVVLGCGGTLGFAWSAVALAGLEQTLDWDVRTAEVLVGTSAGAEMAAALGSGRSTAQVLAALDGEPGAEPVLAAHLAIHPGMVPPVPAPALPRPRAVAAGVRRGDPLAALAGLAPRGRGDATWLRDFGDALAGPDGWVAHPATWLVAADAGTGERVAFGSPGAPTATLGEAIAASWGIPGWFPPVPIAGRRYLDGGAVSTGSADLLARLGLDEVVVIAPMTTAGGLPARGLARAERLLRSPMTKVLDREVALLEQQGTRVIRIEPGATELAAMGPNFMDLRRVPATLAAARAAVPVTIERALA